In one Nodosilinea sp. FACHB-141 genomic region, the following are encoded:
- a CDS encoding NAD+ synthase — MKFAIAQLNPTIGDLAHNAQQVLDAARQADRLEAQVLVTTELMLCGYPPRDLLLQPSFIQAMADQLDALAAELPPHLAVLVGYAAANPKARYHGEKPLFNSTALLQGGKVQQVFHKQLLPTYDVFDEHRYFAPGQGPSSFTIPLGDWGLRVGVTICEDLWNDEEFWGGRSYPRNPIADLADDHVDVVINLSASPYSLNKAQLRASMLAHSATRFRCPILYANQVGANDDLIFDGTSMAFNRQGDLVARLPSYQAGLAVVEYDPIQRDLCPGDIAPLPADENEAIWSALVLGVRDYTHKCGFSKAVIGLSGGIDSALVAAIAAAALGPANVLGILMPSPYSSDHSVTDALALAQTLGIAHQTLAIGPLMADYDQVLDPLFAGTSSGIAEENIQSRIRGNLLMAVSNKFGHLLLSTGNKSEMAVGYCTLYGDMNGGLAVIADVPKTRVYALCEWLNRQVSSGTGPVAPVTLGELSAQVGHLTDALIPQNILEKPPSAELKPGQVDQDSLPPYDVLDDILDRLVQRHESVAEMVAAGHDAAVVDKVLRLVSRAEFKRRQTPPVLKVTDRAFGLGWRMPIANRWKSEVKQLATEPAEQLLEA, encoded by the coding sequence ATGAAATTTGCGATCGCCCAGCTCAACCCCACCATTGGCGACCTGGCCCACAACGCTCAGCAGGTGCTCGATGCCGCTCGCCAGGCCGATCGCCTGGAGGCCCAAGTGCTCGTTACCACCGAGCTGATGCTGTGCGGCTACCCGCCCCGTGACCTGCTGCTTCAGCCCAGCTTTATTCAAGCCATGGCCGACCAGCTCGACGCCCTGGCCGCCGAGCTACCCCCTCACCTCGCCGTGCTGGTGGGCTATGCCGCCGCTAACCCCAAGGCCCGCTACCACGGCGAAAAGCCCCTATTCAACAGCACCGCTCTGCTCCAGGGCGGCAAGGTGCAGCAGGTCTTTCACAAGCAGCTACTGCCCACCTACGACGTCTTTGACGAACACCGCTACTTTGCCCCCGGCCAGGGGCCAAGCAGTTTCACCATTCCCCTGGGCGACTGGGGCCTGCGCGTTGGCGTCACCATCTGCGAAGACCTGTGGAACGATGAGGAGTTTTGGGGCGGGCGCAGCTACCCCCGCAACCCGATCGCGGATCTAGCCGATGACCACGTCGATGTGGTGATTAATCTCTCCGCCTCGCCCTACTCGCTCAACAAAGCGCAGCTGCGGGCTTCCATGCTGGCCCACAGCGCCACTCGGTTTCGCTGCCCCATTCTCTACGCCAACCAGGTGGGGGCCAACGACGACTTAATCTTCGACGGCACCAGCATGGCCTTCAACCGCCAGGGCGATCTGGTGGCCCGCCTGCCCTCCTACCAAGCGGGGCTGGCGGTGGTGGAGTACGACCCCATCCAGCGCGACCTCTGTCCTGGAGACATTGCTCCCCTGCCCGCCGACGAAAACGAGGCGATCTGGTCGGCCCTGGTGCTGGGGGTGCGCGACTACACCCACAAGTGCGGCTTTTCCAAGGCAGTGATTGGGCTCAGTGGTGGCATTGACTCGGCCCTGGTGGCGGCGATCGCAGCGGCAGCCCTCGGCCCGGCCAACGTGCTCGGCATTCTCATGCCCTCCCCCTACAGCTCAGACCACTCGGTGACCGACGCGCTGGCCCTGGCTCAAACCCTGGGTATTGCCCACCAAACCCTGGCGATCGGCCCGCTGATGGCCGACTACGATCAGGTGCTCGACCCCCTCTTTGCCGGCACCAGTTCTGGCATTGCCGAAGAAAACATCCAGTCGCGCATTCGCGGCAACCTGCTGATGGCGGTTTCGAATAAGTTTGGTCACCTGCTGCTGTCAACCGGCAACAAGTCAGAAATGGCGGTGGGCTACTGCACCCTCTACGGCGATATGAACGGTGGTCTGGCAGTGATTGCCGATGTGCCCAAAACGCGAGTTTACGCCCTTTGTGAATGGCTCAATCGGCAGGTGAGCAGCGGCACTGGTCCTGTAGCTCCAGTGACTCTAGGTGAACTGTCGGCGCAGGTTGGCCACCTCACCGACGCCCTGATTCCGCAAAACATTCTCGAAAAACCGCCCAGTGCCGAACTCAAGCCCGGTCAGGTCGATCAAGATTCGTTGCCGCCCTACGATGTGCTGGATGATATTCTCGATCGCCTGGTGCAGCGCCACGAGTCGGTAGCTGAGATGGTTGCCGCTGGCCACGATGCAGCGGTGGTAGACAAGGTCTTGCGGCTGGTGTCGCGGGCCGAATTTAAGCGGCGACAGACCCCGCCCGTTCTCAAGGTGACCGATCGCGCCTTTGGCCTGGGCTGGCGCATGCCCATTGCCAACCGCTGGAAGAGCGAGGTGAAGCAATTGGCGACGGAGCCTGCTGAGCAACTGTTGGAGGCTTGA
- a CDS encoding site-specific DNA-methyltransferase — protein sequence MTKTRASRNRTLQLTEQDRQIFSQRLVRLAESAVPEQLVDRVICQDIFEALPLLPPSFVDLLIVDPPYNLTKDFNGSKFRQCDRPTYTAWLDSWISQLRPVLKPNASAYFCADWATSTVMYPVLEKYFTVRNRITWEREKGRGAQANWKNASEDIWFCTVSETYTFNVDAVKLKRQVIAPYRDLAGQPKDWDNTGSKNYRLTHPSNLWTDITVPFWSMAENTDHPTQKPEKLVAKLLLASSNPGDVVLDPFLGSGTTAVVAKKLRRQYVGIEQDSDYCCLAEKRLSLAETDPSIQGYADGIFWERNTLSAQRSRPKKSIS from the coding sequence ATGACGAAGACTAGGGCAAGTAGAAATAGAACCCTTCAACTCACCGAGCAAGACCGGCAGATCTTTAGTCAGCGGCTGGTGCGGCTGGCCGAGAGCGCAGTCCCGGAACAGCTCGTGGATAGGGTGATCTGCCAGGATATATTCGAGGCGCTGCCTCTACTGCCCCCCAGCTTTGTGGATCTGTTGATTGTTGACCCGCCCTACAACCTCACCAAAGACTTCAATGGCAGCAAGTTTAGGCAGTGCGATCGCCCCACCTACACCGCCTGGCTCGACAGCTGGATCTCCCAGCTAAGACCTGTGCTCAAGCCCAACGCTTCCGCCTATTTTTGCGCCGACTGGGCCACCTCAACCGTCATGTATCCAGTGCTGGAAAAATACTTTACCGTCAGGAATAGAATCACTTGGGAGCGTGAGAAAGGACGCGGTGCCCAAGCTAATTGGAAGAACGCTAGCGAAGATATTTGGTTCTGCACCGTCTCCGAAACCTACACTTTTAATGTAGATGCCGTAAAGCTCAAACGCCAGGTAATTGCCCCCTACAGAGACCTGGCCGGACAACCCAAAGACTGGGACAACACAGGTTCAAAAAACTACCGTCTCACCCATCCGTCTAACCTATGGACCGACATTACCGTGCCCTTTTGGTCAATGGCTGAAAACACCGATCACCCTACTCAAAAACCCGAGAAATTAGTGGCTAAACTGCTGTTAGCCAGTTCTAACCCTGGTGATGTGGTGCTCGATCCTTTTCTCGGCAGCGGCACGACCGCTGTGGTCGCCAAAAAGCTGAGGCGGCAGTATGTAGGCATTGAGCAGGACTCCGACTACTGCTGCTTAGCCGAAAAGCGTTTGTCCCTAGCCGAAACCGACCCCTCCATTCAGGGATACGCCGATGGCATCTTTTGGGAGCGAAACACCCTGTCAGCCCAGCGCAGTCGCCCCAAAAAGTCCATTTCCTAG